The region CGAAGAAACCGGTTGGAAATGGACATCCGATGGCACCGGACAGTACTCGATTGAGCCGGTCGATGAAGCACCACGGGGTGCACAAATCGTGCTGCATCTCAAAGAGGATGCCATAGAAGAGTTCACTAAAGAATATCGGCTCGAGTCGATTGTTCGCCGGTACTCGACATTTGTGCCGCATGCCGTCTATGTGGGCGAAAAGCACGTCAACAATCAGCCACCCATCTGGGTCGAGCCTAAGTCGCAGGTGACGCCCGAGCAGTACAAGAGCTTTTATCAATGGCTCACACACCACGCGAATGAAGAGCCTTTGTGGCATCTGCATCTCTCGGCAGATTCGCCGCTGCAGTTTCAATCGATTCTGTATTGTCCGCCAGTCAACCTTGAACTGCAGGGGTTCGGTCGCCTTGAACACGGTCTGACGCTGTGCGCGAAAAGAATTCTCGTTCAGGACGATAACAAAGATCTGCTGCCTGATTATCTGCACTTTGTCTATGGATTGGTCGATTCCGCCGACCTTCCGCTCAACGTATCCCGCGAAACCTTGCAGGACAATCGGCTGATTCCCAAGCTGCGGAAGGTCTTAACCAAGAAGGTTCTCGATTATCTTGCGGAGCTCGCCGAAGAACAGCCGGCGACCTATGCCAAATTCTACGAGCAGTTCGGGATGGTGCTACGTGGTGGAGTGGGGGTTGATTTCGAGAATCGCGAGAAAATCGCCCGCCTGCTTCGGCTAGCATCATCGCATGATGTCACTCCCGGGGCCACCACATCGCTAGGCGAATATGTCAAGCGGATGCGTGAAGACCAGACACAGATCTATTATCTCGGCGGACCAGATCTGGCGAGTCTGCTCAGGAACCCGCATTACGAAACATTCCGCGACCGTGGTCTGGAAGTGCTCTTCCTCACTGATCCCGTCGATGAGTTCGCGCTTTCGCATCTGCAGGAGTTCGATGGAAAATCATTGGTTTCGATTGATTCTGCGGATATTCAACTTCCCGCTTCGGCCGAATCCCCATCGAGTTCAACAACCGGTGAAGAGCAGGGCAGTTCGTCACAAATTGCACCAGCGGGTTTTGATCGGGTTCTTGAAGTCTTCCGCCAGGCGTTGGGTGAACGTGTGCAGGATGTCCGTAAGGCCACCCGGCTGGCCACCAGCCCGGTTTGCCTTGTCAATCCGCAAGGCTCCATGAGCAGCCAGTTGCAAAAAGTGCTGAGCCAGACCGTAAAGGATTTCAACCTGAGCCGCCGCATTCTCGAGGTCAATCCTCAGGCACCGCTGATTAGTCGGTTGGCCTCATTGAGCAGTTCCGGCACCAACGATGACTTTATTGCTGACTGCGGCCTCCAGCTCTACGCCTCAGCCATGCTGCTGGATGGTTTGGTCGTCGAACCAGATCTGACCGCAGACCGTATGCGGAAACTCATGGAAGAAGCGGCCGACAAACGAACTGTGATTATCACCTGATCAAACAGCCTTCCGGCAGTTGTTTGTCATGAGCAGTTGGATTGGTGCCTGGTGCAATTGAACTGCTCTGATCTGAGTCAATTGCTGCAAAACAACGCTCAAAATCCGGTTCGAACGGGCACAAAGGCTTTCTCGATGGACAACTCCGTCGGGAAAGCCTTGTGCATTTGAGAATCGCCGCAAATCAAGGCTTCACAAGAATTCCGAAAGAATTTTCGAAACAGGCGGTCGATTCGCGTAGCCTGCGGGGTTAAGATTCGACGAAGGCACATGGGAGTGCCGCAACTGAAGATCACATTATTCGAAAGCGACCGTGCATGGCTGATAGCGGTGCCGCCCTGGATATGGCAATCGAAAAACTGACAAACGCTCATCGATCGATTCGAGAGCAGATGTCTCAGGTGATTGTGGGTCAGGATGAAGTGGTCGATCAAATTCTGATTGCCATGTTCTCCAAAGGACATGTGCTGTTAGAAGGTGTACCCGGCCTTGCCAAAACATTGATGATCAGCACGCTCGCACGCTGTCTGTCGATGACATTTGCCCGCATTCAGTTCACCCCCGATCTGATGCCTGCCGATATCACTGGGACTGATGTTCTCCAGGAAAACAAGGAAACGGGAAAACGCGAGTTTCGTTTCATCACCGGGCCACTTTTCCATAATGTGGTGCTGGCAGACGAAATTAACCGGACACCACCCAAAACTCAGGCTGCACTTCTTGAGGCCATGCAGGAGCGGCAGGTCACTGTTGGTCAATCCCGGCATGTCCTCGCAGATCCCTTCTTTGTGCTGGCGACGCAAAACCCGATCGAACAGGAAGGAACTTACACCCTTCCCGAAGCGCAGCAGGATCGCTTCATGTTCAAAGTCTATGTCCGCTATCCCACCTTTCTCGAAGAGCGGGAAATTGCGCGGCGTACAACCTCTGTCCAGAGTGACAAGATTCAGCATGTTTTGAGTGGCGCCGATATCCTTGAGATTCAAAAACTCGTGCGGCAGGTTCCTGCCAGCGAGCATGTCATTGATTATGCACTTGCTCTGGTCAGGCAAACCCGTGTTCGCGAACCGGGCGTCCCAGACTTTGTGAACGAGTGGCTTTCCTGGGGTGCTGGCCCGCGTGCTGTGCAGTTTTTGCTGCTGGGTGCCAAGGCGCGAGCACTACTCAATGGCCGGACATACGTCTCACCCGAAGATGTGGCGGCACTGGCCGCTCCGGTCCTCAGGCACCGCATCGTGACCAACTTTGCGGCGGAGAGCGAAGGAATCAACACTGACAAAGTCGTGGAAGAACTGCTCAAAGTGACACCCAGCAAGGAAGGCGAGCTGACTCGTGACCCAAGACTTCAGAAGATTTTTGCCGCCTGAGGCCGTGGCAAGGGTCTCTCGTCTGGAGATTCTCGCGAGGAATGTCGTCGAAGGATTTCTGAACGGGATGCACCGCAGTCCGTACTTTGGTCAATCTGTTGAGTTCGCACAGCACCGGGAATATGTTTCAGGGGATGATCTGAGACGTATTGACTGGAAGGCCTGGTCAAAGACCGACAAGTATTACGTCAAGCAGTACGAAGAGGAAACCAATCTTCGCACGACGCTGGTCGTTGATCTTTCCGAATCCATGCAATTTGGGTCGAAAGGCAAGACCAAGCACGAATTTGCGGTGCAGATTGCGGCGGTCCTCTCATTATTGCTCCTCAAACAGCATGATGCCGTGAGTCTGGTGACGTTTGACGACTCGATTCGCACTCAGATTCCCATGAGCAGCAAGAAGACTCAGCTGCACGACATTCTCATGGGGTTATCCAACGAACAACCTGCCAAGAAAACAAATCTTTCCGACATTCTGGCCCAGGTGGCAGATCAGGAATCCCGCAAAGGGCTCATCATTCTCGTATCAGATTTGCTGGCAGATCGCGAAGGGCTGAAAAAGGGATTACGACTATTAAGGTTTCGCGGCCACGATGTGATGTTGTTTCACGTCCTTGATGATGCGGAACTCGACTTTGAGTTCAGCGGCCCTACGAAATTTGAAGGTTTGGAAGATTCGGGAGAACTGGTCTGTGATCCCAGGTCACTCAGGGAAGGTTACCTGGCTGCTATGAAAACTTACCTGGATGACATCCGTAAGCATTGCGCCAAATTTGTGATTGATTACCAGATTGTCAGACCCAGTGAGAATCTGGATGCTGTTTTATTGCATTACATGAATCACCGCATGGGAATGCACCAGAGTCAGCGAAAATGAAGTTTTCTATTGATGTTTGAGGGGGAACTCCAACCATCTCCCATGTGATGACTCACATGTTGATTGTTGAACCAAGCCATGGGGCTCATGGGGTTTCAGTGTTTTGAATTTTGTTTGTGTTGATTGTGAAGTTCAAGTAGGGATGCTGACAGTGGTCTATGACTGCATGCCTGACCGGTAACCCGGTCTGGAAACAGTCCATAACCAACTGAGTGCGGATGCAAGATGACGTGGCTTTCTTCGCTATTTTTCAATCCTTCGATTGCACTGATGGGCGCCGGGCTCATCGCTGTGCCACTCATTATCCATCTCATCAATCGAGTGCGATATCGACGGGTTCAGTTTGCAGCCATGGAGTTTCTGCTCCAGGCAGAACAGCGAAATCGTCAACGTCTGTTGATTGAACAATTGCTCCTGCTTCTGCTGAGGACATTAATCGTCCTGGCACTCCTGCTGCTTATTGCGAGGCTGGTGCTCGATCCTTCACAGTTCGCGCTCTTTCGCGAATCGCGGACACATCACGTCGTGCTGGTGGATGACAGTGCCTCAACCCGTGAGCGACGTGGAGAAACCACGGCCTGGGCTGAAGGTCTTGGAGTCATTCGAAAACTGGCGGCAGAAGGTGCCCGCCGTCCGCAGACCCAGAGATTGACGGTCTTACTCGCCTCACGACCTGATAAGCCCTTACTGACTGACCGGGATGTCAATCAGCCACTGGTTGAAGAACTCGCGTCGCGACTCGACCCTGTCTCCTTTAAGCCGACTCATCAACGGGTCGATTTCCTTAAAGGGATCCAGTCGGCGAGTGATCTATTGTTGGCTGACAAAGCCGGCGTGAGGGAACTACACGTTATTTCTGATTATCGCTCGCGCGACTGGAACGATCAGAAACCACTGGCTCAGGCCATGGAAACGCTGGCCGAAGCCGACGTGGGAATCCATTTAATTCGCACCACCCCTCAGGCCGGTCCCAATCTGGCAATTACGAGGCTCGATGGTGCTGTCTCCACAGCCGCCGCTGGTGTTCCACTCCGATTAACTGCCGGGATCACCAACTTTGGTACTGAAGTCGTCACCGATGTTCGGGCTTCAATCTACGACAACGGAGTCAAGACACCCACCACTGTCATTTTTGACCGCATCGAACCCGGTACAGAAGTTCTCCACGAAGTGGACCTGCAATTCCCTTCACCTGGTTATCGCCGAGTTGAAATTCGCCTCGATGCCGATGGGTATCCGGTCGATAATGTGCGGCACTTAAGTGTCAATGTTTCGGCAGCGATTCCCGTGTTGATTGTCGATGGTGATCCCGCTGGTGACGCCGCCTCGTATGTTGCGGATGCCCTCGCTGCTGACCCAGCGGCAACGGGCTTTCAGACCACGATCGATAACCCGGACATTCTGCGTCGCAGGCCCTTGGACGATTACCGCTGTATCTATCTGCTCAATGTGGGCGAACTGCCGCCGGATTCTCTCGACTATCTGGAGAAGTATGTCCGCCGGGGTGGTGCCTTGATGATGGCTCTGGGGGATTCTGTCCGCAGTGAAGCATTCAATCGGGTCTTTCATCGCGAGGGTGAAGGGTTATCACCTTTGCCTCTGGGAAATGCTCCCCTCGAATTTGCTACTGATGTCACATCCACAGAACCCGATCTCAAAGCGGGAAAGCATCCGGCATTCGCGATTCTCCAGGGGGATGACAACCCTTTTCTCGATGCTGTTCATATTCAAAAACTCTTTGAGCCAGCGGTTGGCTGGGAAGTCGATGACGTTGTCCGTGGTGACAATGTCAAAACCATTGCCAAACATAAGAGTGGCCGCCCCGTCATGCTGGAGAAGCCCTACGGTGCAGGGAAGGTAACTTTGCTGTTGACCACAGCCCAGCCAGCGTGGAATGACTGGGCACTGAACCCGTCCTATGTCGTCTTTCAGCTCGATCTGCTCAAATCGCTGATTTCCTCCGACAAGAACGAAGCTTTAAGAGTCACGGGTGAACCAATCCTGCTCTCTCTTGACCCGGCTCTCTACACCGATCAGGTCGAGTTGTCGATCCCTGATATTGACGGTCAGAGAACTGTGAGGCTGCAGGCTTCTCCTCAAGACAGCCAGACCTCCGCCTCCAGCAAACCCAAGGGAAATGACGCTTCGACATCCACCCGACCAGATACGACTCCAGCCTCTAATCAAAACGCCGCAGGTGGTATTCGGCTGGTCGTCGAAGAGAAAGAGACCGATTTGCCCGGCATCTACAGCGTTCGCCTGACAACCCAGAATCAGACCACCGAAGAGAAACTTTACGCCTATAATGTGCCGCTGGAAGAGAGCCAGCTGGCAGTCATTTCTGTCGATTCCTTGCGGAAAACAATGGGCAATAACGAAAAACTATCGATTCATGAGGCACAGGATGTCTCCTGGATCGAAGGGGAAGAGGCAGGTTCGGAACTTCGTACCAGTTTGCTGGCGGCGCTCGTGATTCTTCTGCTGGCTGAGCAGTGGCTCAGTTATCGACTCAGTTACCACCCGGCGAAAGGTCAGGTGGCGCGATGAACCTGTGGCCTCAATTATTTCAAATGCTTCCCGTGGCGCAATCCGTCGACAGCCAGTCTTCAAAGACCGGGGCCGATACGATTATTCCGGCAGGAACCATCGGTTCAACACCGACTGACTCAACCATCACTATGGTCGAGTGGGGTTGGCCTGAAGATCCACTCACATGGGCCATTTTGCTGGCGGCTGGAGTTGCCATTACCGCGTATGTGGTCTGGCTGTATCGTCGGGATACGACTGAGACAGGCCTGGCAACCCGCATCTGGTTGACAGCGCTTCGCCTGGCGATGTTCGCTGGTCTACTGCTCATCTGGCTCAACCCCCAAGAACGCACACAAGAGTCGATGACCCGCCCTTCGAGAGTGGCGATTATTGTGGATCGATCCCTGTCGATGAGGCATCCGGCCATCGATGCTTCAGCGAACATCTCAGCGTCAGCTGAGTCAGAACCCAAAGCAACACCCACTCAACCTGCTGTCGATTCGACGGCCACTCGATCAGAACTTGTGAAAAAGCTTCTGGCTGATTCGCCCATGCTCGAAGCTTTGCGGCAACAGCACGAAGTTTCTGTTTTCATGTTCGATTCCACATTACAAGGGCCAGTCGTCACACTCCCCGTCAAACCTTCGGTGACTGAGAGCAACGCCTCCGCCAATGCCAACACAGCCGAAGCCACAGACGACAAATCGGCCACTCCTGTTGCCTGGGATGAGATTCTGGCTCCCAAAGGACTGGAAACACGTCTGGGAGAATCGCTGAGTGATGCTGTCCGTCAACTGGCGGGGCGAACGCTCTCGGGGATGCTGGTGATCAGTGATGGCTCGAACAATGCCGGCATCGATCTCGATGCGGCCCGTGATCGAGCCCTTTCTCAAAAAGTGAAGCTCATCACCCTCGGAGTGGGAGGAACAGAACCTCCCAGAAATGTCCAGGTTGCCGATCTGCAGGCGCCAACCGATGTTCAGGTTGGCGATCCCTTTGACGTAGTTGCCTTTGTGACTGCACAAGGGTTAACCGGACAGAAGGTGCTGGTCGAACTGGTTTCGAGCACCACCGAAGACCCCGCAGAGACCATTGTGGCCAGCCAGGAAATGGTCGTCAGTGGCGACAACCTACCCATGGAAGCCAAGTTTCCACTCAAGGCCGGAAAGACCGGCTCCACCCGATATACGATTCGCGCACAACCGGTGGTCGCACAACAGGAAATCAATATTGAAGATAATCGACAATCGTTGACCATCAATGCTCTCGACAAGCCCACAAGAGTGTTGCTCGTGGCCGGCGGCCCGATGCGCGATTACCAGTTCGTAAGAAACCTGCTGTTTCGACACAAAGGGATCGACGTCGATGTCCTGCTGCAAACTTCGGCTACAGGAACCAGCCAGGAATCTGACAATCTGCTGACGGCGTTTCCGACAACTCGTGAAGAGCTTTACAGCTACGACGTCATGATTGCTTTCGACCCGGATTGGCGATTGATTCCCCCGGAATCGATTGACCTGCTTTACGACTGGGTCTTCCAGGAAGCGGGGGGGCTGATTGTCATTGCCGGTGATGTCAATACCCTGCAAGTCGCCGCAGTGTCAGCTTCCACAGCCGAACAGAGTGCGCTGGGTAAGCAGTTGATGAAACTGCAGGAGCTGTATCCCGTCATTCTGAATTCGTACCTTTCCGACCTGCGATTTGATCAGGAACATTCACAGCCTTGGCCTTTGGCATTTACTCCGGAAGGCGAAGCTGCCAGCTTCCTGCAATTGACCGATGAAGCCACCTCTTCGCAGGCACGCTGGAAGGAGTTTGCCGGATTCTACAAGTGCTACCCTACCAGCGGGCCGAAAGCCGGTGCGACGGTCTACAGTCGCTTTTCGGATCCACGGTCAGAATCAGCGATTTTGATGGCATCTCAATTTTTTGGCCAAGGCCGGACGTTCTACCTGGGCAGTGGAGAGATGTGGCGACTGCGTTCTGTCGACGATGAGGACTATGATCGTTTCTGGATCAAAACGATTCGGGAGTTTTCTCAGGGTCGACTGAAACGAGGGAATCGCCGCGGACTCTTAATGCCCGAAACCCGCAAAATTGCCTTGGGGCAGACGGCTCGTATCCGTGCCAGGCTTCTTGACGCTCAATTTCAACCTCTCTCGGCTCCTTCGGTCCCTCTCCAGTTGATTGATCCGTCAGGGCGACCGGTTGTTCCACCCCGCTCATTAGTTGCAGATCCCAATCGGCCCGGGGAGTTTGTTGGCGACTTCCGTGCCTCGCTGGCAGGTGTCTACAAGCTCTCTGTCGAGATACCGCAGTCTTCCGAGTTGCTGCAGGAGGAGGTCTCGGTCGCACTTCCCAAACTGGAGGATGAAAATATCCGTCAGAACGTCGTGGGCCTCAAGAATCTTGCCGAAGGTACTGGCGGTGCTTACTTCAATTTGAACGATCTCAATCTTTCTGCCGCCAAGACGGTTGCTGTGAATGAATCTGGCATTGATCGAATTGCCGCATTATTGCCCAATCGGTCGGAACAAATTCTGATTGACCAGCGTCTGAAAACATTGTGGGATCGAGAGTGGGTACTTTTTGTGCTGGTTGGACTGATTTCTGCCGAGTGGCTGACCAGAAAGCTGATCAAACTCGCCTGAAAATTCTTGTGACTTCGTTCTCTCATTAAAAGCCTGCTGAATCGATGGTTATGTCGCAAGCTCCCAGTTCCGAAACATCTGTCGCCAGCTCACCAGCCATGAAACCAGCGGCTGGAGGGATCACGATCCGGCAGATCCTCTCACAATTGCGCAGTTCAATTCGCAGATACCTCTTCTGGCAAGGGTTTTTGGGAACTTTAGCACTGGTGGCGCTCTGGTTCTGGGGAAGTTTTCTGCTCGATGAATTTGTCTTTTCACTCACCCGCTTTGAAATTCCCCGCTGGCTTCGTGCTCTACTGCTGGTGACCGCCCTCGGTGGCACAGCCTTGTTCGCTCTGTGGAAACTCGGGACAGCCATGGCCCGTCAGCTCAATGAGCGGGCTCTGTCCCTGGTTCTCGAGCGACGCTTCCCTCAGTTGGATAGCCGGCTGATTCTGGCGGTTGAAGCCAATGCCGGGCAGGTACCTGCGGTTTCACCCATGCACGATGCGATGGTGGCCCGAACTCTTGAGCGGGCGAATCAGGATGTGACCACACTCGATCTGGGCCAGGTTTTTAACCCCTCGCCATTTCGCCGGTCGAGCCTGCTCGCTTCGATTCTCTGGGTACCGATCGCACTTTTGGCTGTCATGAATTTCGGTGCCGTGGCTGCCTGGGCAAATGGGTATTTGAAGCTTTCCGAAACTTATCGTGATCGGCAAACGGAACTGATTCCTTATGTTCTGGCGCAGCCGGGAGAGCGAAAAGTTCCGTTCAAAAAGGGTGTTTATCGTCACCCGAAAGGTTCCGATCTGACATTGCAGATTGAGACCGCGGAAGGAAAACTTGCCCCACCCAGAGTTCGCCTCGATTATCGGCTCAATCAAGGTCGCGGCAGTGGGCGGACTTATCTGCAGGTCGACAGCACTGGCCAGTCATCACATACCTTCACATCATTGCTGGATGACACCAGCATCTGGTTGACGGGCGGAGATTACACCACATTGTCACCCCTGCAAATTCAGGTTGTCGATCCGCCGATTGTCTCCGGTTTGTCGATTAACCTTAAATATCCTGCTTATACAGGATTGAATACAGGAGATGGCTTCACCTCGATACCGGTGATCGGAACAGAAGCCAGTTTGCCACTGGAATCGACATTCGAGTTGCAGATTACAGCTCCGCAGCCACTGAGCGAAGTTCGCTGCGAACTGCAGGCGGGGCCTCTTCGCTATGAAGTTCTGGCCAACCAACTGAATTCTCAGCCTCAAATCGAAATTCTCCCGGCCGCCATTGCTGGCCAAAGCCGAAAACCGACTCGCTTGCCTGAAAACCTTGCAAAGGCTGCTGTTCGAGAAGGCGGGAAGACACTTGCCATCCCCTTCCGACTACATCACAAGGCCAGTGAACTGCTGGAGAAACAGGCTGCAGGCGAAACACTCGAACTGAT is a window of Planctopirus limnophila DSM 3776 DNA encoding:
- the htpG gene encoding molecular chaperone HtpG produces the protein MTTATREEFTFQTEIKQLLNILSHSLYQNREIAVRELISNASDSLNKLRHIQLSEAQYRDDAALKITLLPDATAKTLTIVDNGVGLTREELIENLGTIAHSGSLDFMKKAAEAKSANHDADSSGSKSDLSLIGQFGVGFYAAFMLADTVEVITRSYREETGWKWTSDGTGQYSIEPVDEAPRGAQIVLHLKEDAIEEFTKEYRLESIVRRYSTFVPHAVYVGEKHVNNQPPIWVEPKSQVTPEQYKSFYQWLTHHANEEPLWHLHLSADSPLQFQSILYCPPVNLELQGFGRLEHGLTLCAKRILVQDDNKDLLPDYLHFVYGLVDSADLPLNVSRETLQDNRLIPKLRKVLTKKVLDYLAELAEEQPATYAKFYEQFGMVLRGGVGVDFENREKIARLLRLASSHDVTPGATTSLGEYVKRMREDQTQIYYLGGPDLASLLRNPHYETFRDRGLEVLFLTDPVDEFALSHLQEFDGKSLVSIDSADIQLPASAESPSSSTTGEEQGSSSQIAPAGFDRVLEVFRQALGERVQDVRKATRLATSPVCLVNPQGSMSSQLQKVLSQTVKDFNLSRRILEVNPQAPLISRLASLSSSGTNDDFIADCGLQLYASAMLLDGLVVEPDLTADRMRKLMEEAADKRTVIIT
- a CDS encoding AAA family ATPase yields the protein MADSGAALDMAIEKLTNAHRSIREQMSQVIVGQDEVVDQILIAMFSKGHVLLEGVPGLAKTLMISTLARCLSMTFARIQFTPDLMPADITGTDVLQENKETGKREFRFITGPLFHNVVLADEINRTPPKTQAALLEAMQERQVTVGQSRHVLADPFFVLATQNPIEQEGTYTLPEAQQDRFMFKVYVRYPTFLEEREIARRTTSVQSDKIQHVLSGADILEIQKLVRQVPASEHVIDYALALVRQTRVREPGVPDFVNEWLSWGAGPRAVQFLLLGAKARALLNGRTYVSPEDVAALAAPVLRHRIVTNFAAESEGINTDKVVEELLKVTPSKEGELTRDPRLQKIFAA
- a CDS encoding DUF58 domain-containing protein; this translates as MTQDFRRFLPPEAVARVSRLEILARNVVEGFLNGMHRSPYFGQSVEFAQHREYVSGDDLRRIDWKAWSKTDKYYVKQYEEETNLRTTLVVDLSESMQFGSKGKTKHEFAVQIAAVLSLLLLKQHDAVSLVTFDDSIRTQIPMSSKKTQLHDILMGLSNEQPAKKTNLSDILAQVADQESRKGLIILVSDLLADREGLKKGLRLLRFRGHDVMLFHVLDDAELDFEFSGPTKFEGLEDSGELVCDPRSLREGYLAAMKTYLDDIRKHCAKFVIDYQIVRPSENLDAVLLHYMNHRMGMHQSQRK
- a CDS encoding BatA domain-containing protein; its protein translation is MTWLSSLFFNPSIALMGAGLIAVPLIIHLINRVRYRRVQFAAMEFLLQAEQRNRQRLLIEQLLLLLLRTLIVLALLLLIARLVLDPSQFALFRESRTHHVVLVDDSASTRERRGETTAWAEGLGVIRKLAAEGARRPQTQRLTVLLASRPDKPLLTDRDVNQPLVEELASRLDPVSFKPTHQRVDFLKGIQSASDLLLADKAGVRELHVISDYRSRDWNDQKPLAQAMETLAEADVGIHLIRTTPQAGPNLAITRLDGAVSTAAAGVPLRLTAGITNFGTEVVTDVRASIYDNGVKTPTTVIFDRIEPGTEVLHEVDLQFPSPGYRRVEIRLDADGYPVDNVRHLSVNVSAAIPVLIVDGDPAGDAASYVADALAADPAATGFQTTIDNPDILRRRPLDDYRCIYLLNVGELPPDSLDYLEKYVRRGGALMMALGDSVRSEAFNRVFHREGEGLSPLPLGNAPLEFATDVTSTEPDLKAGKHPAFAILQGDDNPFLDAVHIQKLFEPAVGWEVDDVVRGDNVKTIAKHKSGRPVMLEKPYGAGKVTLLLTTAQPAWNDWALNPSYVVFQLDLLKSLISSDKNEALRVTGEPILLSLDPALYTDQVELSIPDIDGQRTVRLQASPQDSQTSASSKPKGNDASTSTRPDTTPASNQNAAGGIRLVVEEKETDLPGIYSVRLTTQNQTTEEKLYAYNVPLEESQLAVISVDSLRKTMGNNEKLSIHEAQDVSWIEGEEAGSELRTSLLAALVILLLAEQWLSYRLSYHPAKGQVAR